CGATCAAATCATCCACGATAAATCCGAGTTTTCTCGTTTTATAATTTACGATGACAACCGGAACTTCCGTTAATTCGTTTCTATCCGCAAGCCCGAGGATTCGGTTCAGACGGTATATCGGCAATACTTCCCCGCGAAGGTTGATGATCTCATGGCCTTCCAAAGTTGTAATTTGATCCACGTTCACTTTGATTGTTTCGGAAACTTCCGAAAGAGGGAATGCGTAAACTTCTTCTTCCATTGTGACAAGGATAGAAGGAATGATGGCAAGTGCTTGAGGGAAAGAAAGGGTAAAAGCGGAGCCTTTGCCTTCTTCGGAATGGATCAGGATTTTTCCTTTAAACTCTTCAATGAGTTTATTCACTACATTCATTCCCACACCACGGCCGGAAATATCGGACACTTTGTCCGCAGTGGAAAAACCCGGCGCGAAAATAAACTGATAGATTTCGGATTCAGTAAGGTTACCAGCGTCGGACTCGGAGACAAGACCTCTTTCGATTGCCTTCTTAAGAATTTTTTCCTTATTCAAACCTTTTCCATCATCTCTGATCTCCACAAGAATATTGGAACCGCCTTGGTAAGCGTTGAGTTCCACAATTCCTTCTTCCGGTTTGCCCGCAGCTTTTCTGTCCTTAGGATTTTCAATTCCATGATCTACAGAGTTACGGATGAGATGGATGAGAGGTTCCCCGATGGCATCGATTACTTTTTTATCAAGCTCGGTGTTTTCACCTCGCAAAACAAGGTTTACCTGTTTGCCGGTTTCCAAGGAAAGATCACGAACCAATCTCGTGAAACGATTGAATACGGATCCGATCGGAACCATACGGATATTCATAATTCCGGTTTGGAGGTCTTTGGAAATCCGATTGATTTGATCGATTTTACCTTTCAGTTCGTTGAATAAAGAATCTTCACCGAATTGAGTTACAAGATCATCATAGATTTTTTGAAAGCCGGAGTTGGTGATTACCAATTCTCCGACATTATTCATCAACTGGTCCAGTTTGTCCGAAGACACTTTGATCGTGCGCATGATCACTTTGGAGTCGGAAACCGCCTTTTCAAAGTTATTTGCCGGACCGGACTGACCATTCCCGTTTGTCTCGAGTTTCGATTCCGAGGGTGAAATTTTTTCTTCTACAGTCACAGGCAATGCCTCCATTTCAGAAACTGGGGGAGTGATCGCTACCACGGATAAAACCTCAACCATATCAATATTACAAAGAGCGTATAATTCATCTTTTGATTGTTTGGTAACGGTGACGAAACTCAAAGAAAGTCCGCCTTCTCCCCGATCCAATGCTTCTTCTTCGGGAGTGGAAATAATCACCGTGCCTGCTTGTTTCACAGCCTGAAGAATCAGTAACAGCCGTAAGTTCTGCATCGGAGTATCAGCTTTTAATTGTAAGCTCACTTGATAGATAAAAGAACCGGGAGATTCACTCAAAATACCTTTGATATCACTCCAGTCTTCATCGCTTAAATCCAAGTTTTCCACCACCGGAGCGGATGCCTGTGGTTTTGGACTTGCGACTTCGGGCTTTTTTTCAGGCGCGGGTGCGTCTCCTTTCGGAGAATGGTCGTTTTCATAATCCATTAATTTTTGGATCATGGAAGTGAAAGGAGTTTCCACTTTCACTCCGTGAGCAACGCTTTCGATCACGTGTTTGATCAGATCAAAACATTCGAACAAAAGGTTAACAAGGGTTACATTGATCTCCAAAGAACCTTCTCTGATCTTTTGAAGCAAGTTCTCCATTTTATGAGAGAGATCGGAAAGGTTATAAAGCCCGACAAATGCGGAGGAACTTTTTAAGGAATGCGCCGCTCTGAAAATATCATTAATAATTTCAGGATTGCTATGATCTTTTTCCAATCGAACCAAATTCGCATTCAGTTCTTCGATTTGGTCTTCCGATTCTTCAAGGAAGACTTCTGTGTATTCGCCGAGGATTCCTGCCACTTTTAAAGCCTCCCTTTATTTATTTAATGCAAAAAAATCAACGATCTGTTCCAGATCCAAATTTAAAATGAGATGTTCATCATGACGGGATACGGATTCAACCATCTTACTGTAATTAAGCGATAAATCGTCTGTGGTATAACTGATAAATTCCCGATTTACCTTTACCACTTGTTTCACCTCGTCCACGAGGATTCCGCATCTTTTCTCATTCAGCATAACAACAACTATACGGGAAGCGGGAAATATTTCAGTGTCGGTTTGGTGGAAATTCTTTTTGAGATCTATGATAGGAATGATTTCGCCGCGAAGATTGATCACTCCCAGAATGTGTTCATCTACGTTCGGGATTCTGGTAATCAGCACCGGCTTGAGAATTTCATGAACAAGAAGCAATCGGATCCCAAAATACTCTTTTTCAATTGTGAAAGTGAGAAATTGTTCGATATCACCTAAATCGGCTTCAGCTTCCGATTTGGTTTTTTCCGCAAGTGAGGTCAGAAGTTTTTCTTGATCCATAACTATCCTTATTAGTATTTATCGAACCCACCGATTCAATCTAAAAATGAGTGAACACCAGATTCTGTAATTATTTTTCCTAATTTACAGTCGTGTGTTTCGGGCAGAAAAGGTACCGGAAAAAACTTAGAAAAAGTAAATCCGATGGTTTTTCCCAACACTTCTTTACCGGACAAAACCCGATCATAATAACCGCCGCCTCGTCCCAAACGAAACCCGTCCTTATCAAAACCCAGTGAAGGAACTAAGATCAAATCCGCTTCTTCCACGGTGACCTCTTCCGTTCCCTTCGGCTCCCAAAGCCCGAATCTCCCTTTCTCCCATTCCATAGGACGAATAAAAACCAAATCATTATTTTGAACTTTTGGAAAATACCACAGGGCGCTGTGACGAAATTCAATAAAAGATACGGATCTTGGCAAAGGGCAGGATTCGGTTACGGGCAAAACGTCCACTTCCAAATTCAAATCCGGGACATATGAAATAATTTTCTTTTTTCCGGAAAGTAGCGGAAATAATTTTTTGATTATATTGAATTCAAATTCTTCTCTTTGGGGAAGATTCGGCAAGTGGGCTTTTAGTCGGTTTCTTGCCTCTTCCTTGGAGAACAGGTTCAATAAATGTCCCCTATAATCCCCTCTTCCAAAAGAGAGATGATTTTTTTGGTTCTGTCTTCGATTTCTTTGGTTACTTCCGAAGGCATTCCTTTTTCTTTCATTTGAAAAAGTTCATCCGCCAGATTGAGTGCACAAAGAACTGCCACTTTGGTTTTGGAAGCGTTGGGTAAGGAAGTAGCGATTTCTTTCAAACGATCTTCCACAAATTCGGCAATACCCGATATATATTCCGGTGAGGCTTCACCTATAATGATATAAGTCTCACCGAAGATCTGTTTTGTGATTCTTTGGGGGGATGAGGCAGAGTCTGCCATTTTACTTCGGGTCGTCTTCCAGTATCAAGAAGTCATCGTCATCGTCTGCATCAAAAACACTGATCGTGTCATCGTCATCATCGATGATAATGTCGTCTTCGTCGTCCAACTCAACTGTTGGGATATCGGAATCATCGGAAGCAAGCACCACCTCTTCTTGCGGAAGGGAAGCAAGTGCAGGAGGTTTTTCCAAAGATTCTTCCGGAGCAAAATCGGATTCTTCATCGTCTAGCAGGATGATTTCATCATCTTCTTCCACAACGGAAGCTGTAAAATTAGGACTTGGGGGGGAAGCAACTGCAGGTGCAGAAGGAGGTGTCGGTTCGACTGCTGCTGCAACAGGAGCGGCAGGAGGAGGAACATCTTTAGGAGCAGGAGAAGCTCCTGAACCGCTGCTAAGGTTACCACTAGCAGGAATGCCATCCAGTCTTCCCAAAAGGGAATGAACTTTGGTTTCCAGTTTTTCTTCTCTGGCTTTTAATTCACTTAGTTCTTGATTCGCCGTCTGTAACTGGTTTTTGAGGGACTTAAGCTCACGCTCTTTCTCCTCCATTGCGAGTTTCATCTGGTCATTTTCAGCGCGCAAAGACTCGTTTTCGGTCTCCAAACGGCTGTTTTCCGTGCGAAGGTCCTGGATCAACTCCAGAGCCTTAACTACTTTACTTTCCAGTTCTTCAATGGTTTCGAGTTTCAACATGATAATAATATTCCGATGGAATAGAATAGAGTAACTATTCTATTCCAATCAAGCACTAAATTATTTTGCGACTTTTGTTTTTTCAATCAAAGCGTTGAAAACGTCTTTGTGATTGTACGCGAGGTCAGCAAGTGTCTTACGATCCAAATCAATCCCATGAGTCTTCAATGCATGGATGAATTTGGAATAAGACATTCCATTTTCACGAACAGCTGCATTGATACGGGTGATCCAAAGTTTTCTGAATTCGGATTTTTTCTTTCTACGGTCACGGTAAGCCCATTGACCGGCCTTCATTACGGCAGATTTTGCCGTTCTGAAAAGTTTAGATCTTCCACCACGAAAACCTTTTGCTTTTTCTAAAACTTTCTTACGACGATTCTTATGAATTGTTCCGTTTACGGCACGTGGCATCGCTTAACCTCCGTAAGGTAGCAATTTTTCTACCCTATTGTAATCGGTGTCATGAATGACTACCATTCCGCGACTTTGGTGTTTCATTTTTGGAGATTTTTTTTCCAAAATATGTCTTTTGAAAGCATGGCCACGTTTGATTTTACCGTTCTTGGTAAACTTGAAACGTTTGGCTGCTGCACGATTTGTTTTGAGTTTGTACATAGTTGTTTTTCCTTTCAGACTTTTGCATTCGCTGGGTTCAACACGACCACTATGGTCTTTCCGTCGTGTACCGGCATTTTTTCGGGAGAGGCTTGCTCTTTTAGGTCCTCGACAAACCGGTTAATAATATTCATTCCAATTTCAGAGTGAACCATCTCTCTGCCTCGGAATCGAAGTGTCACTTTTACCTTGTCGCCTTTTTGCAAAAACTCCAAAGCATGACGCTTCTTAATCTCAAAGTCATGGTTATCAATCCGCGGACGGATCTTAATTTCCTTAACCGTAACAATGTGTTGTTTCTTTTTCGCTTCTTTCGTTTTCTTTAAGAGTTCGAATTTGTATTTTCCAAAGTCGATCAACTTACAGACATGAACATCTTGGTCTCCAGAAACTTCCACCAAATCCAAGTTCGCTTCACGTGCCCGACGAAGTGCCTCATCCAACGTAACGATATCCGATCCTTCGTCTGAAACGAGGCGAATCGATGATACATTGGTAATTTGTTCGTTAATTCTAATGTGGGCGAATTTATCCTGGTTGGGGTTCCCTCGCGGGTTGGGCCTTTTCTGCATTCAGTCTCCGAAATTTCTTTAAAACCTCCATGATTTGATCAGGAATAGCTGGATCAAGTACATTTCTTCAAGGTGCCGGTGGAGGGGAAGCGGATTGGGGTGTGGGTACTAGTATCCCCGCCCGATTTAGGGTGGGGTTAACCACCCGCCACCCAATGAGTTCCAACTAGCATTTGCCGGGAAAAAAAGCAAATGCGTTCCCGGAAAAACTGAAAATTTTAAAAATTAGTTCGGGTTATTGCCCTATTTTGGGAAATCCATCGGGGGAAGTTCGGCTGCCTCAAAGGACTGGTTTTTCAGATTCGTAATAAGAAACTTCGAAATAGGAAATTTCTCCCGAAAGAAGATTTGAAGGAATGTCAAACCAAGGTTCCATCGCGAAATTACCGTCTTTCTCGATCACTCCATCCATATTTCCCGAATGCCTTAATTTTCCGTCTCCGTCATAAAGTGCATAAAATGCCAAATAATAAACCGGTGCACTCGGATTTTTCTCCAAATGCATAGACCACCTAATGATCGTATTATTGGCAAAACTGGAAAATTTCAATTCCAAAGAAACGGGACAAATTTTACCAAAACGGTGTTTTTCCAAACCGGAAATCGAAACGGAATCGGTAAACACTTGCGTTGACTTACGAAGATGTGTCCAAATCACTCCGTCTAAAAAGCTGATTTTCGGTTCAGAGAAAATTTCAAAAGATTTCTTACCCTTAAGATCGCCACCTAACGACTGTATTTGTTTCAGTTTTCCGGCACGCTCGTATCCGAAAACCAAGTTAACTTGCAAAGAAGAAATCAAACCGATATCGAAAGGATATCTTGCCCATAAGTAAGAAAGTCCGATACAATCACCCGGCCCGGTTTCGTCTTCCTGAGTATGCCCGCACAGAAGTCTTCCTTCCTTATCATAAAATGCAAAAGAGACAAGGCTGTGCAAGATTTTCGCAGAATCATTTTTGTTTCCTGTGACGACCACTCCGGGGCAACTCAAGCTGATATCCGATCCTGCGGAAGGAAAACTAACAGGCACAAGACGCCAGCCTAAAATCAATCCCTCTACCCAATCGATATTTCTTACTGCGATCGCATCAATGGAGATTTCCTCTTTATGGGGAGGGTGAATCTCCTGTTCAAACCAGTACATCCTGGAGCTATCTTTTGAAATCGAATTTTGATCCGACCTCACTTCCTTTTCATTTCGATCCGAATCGATTTTCGTTTTTTTACGGACAAAGAACTTTGAATTCATTTTTAAGTTCTTTCTGTGCAATCTCCGAAAGAATACTCCGCTCAAAAGTATAAACAAACCTGTCTGATTGGAGAGAAGCGGATTTATATTTTCAGTATATGCCAATATATAACTGCCCGATAAAACACAGGCAAGCCCCAGCACCCAAAACAAGCTGGTCCGAGAAAATAAAATGCGAAATCCAAACTTACCGACTAACTCCGAGAAAGGTGACACGAGAGTACCTAAAAATGGAAACCGGATCAGAATGGTTAATAATCCCATAAACAGAGCGAGAATAAAGCAAATGAATAAAGATGAGAAAAATAGATTCCAGAAAAATAAAAACTTTGCGGGGCCGGGTAAGGCAAGATCCCAGGAAAGTCCGAAAACCCAAACAAGTGATAGATAATAAAGGAACGAAAGGAAAAATCCAAACATTGTCCATCAATTGGTAGCAAAAATCAGGGTTTGTCAAGAAATTTCGTGAGCATTTTCATCACTCGTTTGAGGAGTAATGCGAAGAGATAATGTAGGCGGATTGCCTACATTATCTTATTGTAATTCGATAGAAAAAAGATTGTAAATAAATTTACAATTCTCCTTTCAATAGAGCAAGAAATCCATCTCTGGAAATGGTTTCCGTTTTTTCTTCTCCCAAACGGCGAATGGAAACGGAATCGGATTCCTTTTCCTTGTCACCCAAGATCACTGTAAAACTCGCACGTTTCAAGATGGAATCTCTGATTTTAGAACCGATCTTTTCATTTCGAATGTCCAATTCCACTCTAAAATCTTGAGAATGCAAATCGTTATAAACGGTCGTAGCATAGTCGTTATGTGCTTCGGCAACAGTCACGATTCGGATCTGCGTCGGGTTCAACCAAAGAGGAAACTTTCCTTCAAAGTGTTCGATCAAGATTCCTATAAATCTTTCCAAAGATCCGTAGATCGCTCTATGAATCATAACCGGAGCATGTTTTTTTCCGTCCGAAGAAGTGAAATCCAACTCGAAACGATTGGGCATGGAAAAATCGATCTGAACCGTTCCGCATTGCCAGAGTCTTCCCAACGAATCCTTGATATTGAATTCAATCTTTGGTCCGTAAAAAGCCCCGTCTCCTTCTTTGATCCCGTATTCGATCCCTTTCTTTTTTAATGCATCATGTAACGCTCGTGTTGCGAGATCCCAGTCTTCGTCACTTCCTTGGGATTTTTCCGGCCTTGTTGCGATGAAAGTTTTAAACTCGGTGAATCCGAACTTTTTGTACACATCAAAAGTAAAATCGATGATGTCTTCCACTTCCGATTCAACTTTCTCAAGCGGTGCATAAATATGCGCATCATCTTGTGTAAAAGCTCTTACCCGAAAAAGCCCGTGTAAAACTCCGGACATTTCATGTCTATGCACAGTCCCGAGCTCCATATAACGCAATGGTAATTCGCGATAGGAATGCATATGGTATTTGTAAATCAAACAACAACCGGGACAATTCATAGGCTTCACTGCGAAGTCGGCTTCGTCAATATCGGTGAAGTACATATTTTCTTTGAAGTTGTCCCAGTGACCCGATCTTTTCCAAAGGGAAGAATTTAAAATCGTAGGTGTTTTGATTTCATGATACCCTCTCCTGAAACATTCCTGTCTGATGTAATTCGCGAGAGTATTCCACAAAAGAGTTCCTTTCGGATGCCAAAAAGGAAAGCCGGGTGCTTCGTCCTGAAAGCTGAATAGATCCAGCTCCTTTCCTAATTTTCTATGATCTCTTTTTTTAGCTTCTTCAATAAGAAAAAGATATTCGTCTAACAGCTTTTTGTTGGGAAAAGAAACTCCGTAAATACGAGTGAGCTGTTTATTTTTGGAATCTCCTTTCCAATAGGCGCCGGAGATAGCGGTCAACTTGAACGCTTTGAGTAGACCGGTGCGAGGAACATGAGGCCCCCGGCAAAGGTCATACCATTCTCCCTGTCCGTATAACGAAACAGAATCGGACTCGAATCCTTGGATCAGTTCCACCTTATAAGGCTCGTTTTCCTTTTTGAACTTTTCGATTGCTTCGACGCGGGAAAGCTCCCATCTTTTTACGGTGAGATCTTCTTTTACGATTTTCCCCATCTCCGCTTCGATTTTGGGTAGATCCTCGGGAGACAAAATAGTATCCCCGAAATCAATATCGTAAAAGAAAAAACCGGGTCCATTTTCGATCACAGGACCTACCGTCAAACGAGCGTGAGGCCATAATCTTTGTGTTGCCATTCCAAGCAAGTGAGCGGAGGAATGATGAAACACTTCTTTCCCTTCCTTGTCATCGAATGTTAAAAATTGAATATGAGTATCTTCTTTGGGCTCAAAGCTCAAATCCACCGTACGACCGTCACCCGTCACTGCTGCCAAAGCCTTTTCTTTGAGAAAAGGAAGCTGAGACTGGATAAAGTCGGATAGGGATTTACCGGATTCGAGTTCTTTTTTCGATCCGTCGGGCAATGTAAGTGTAATTTGAGCCATAACTAAAGTCAGTGTTTTAGGAAATAGCGCAGAGGAAAAGTAAGAAACGGAAAGAAAATGCTCAGTCTTCGGAAATCGTAATCAGCACACTGCAGGAAAGTAGATCCAATAAAGATGTACTTACCGATCCCTTCCACCATCTTGCCCCGAATCCTTTGCGTTTGGCATGTCCTAAAACCACTAGATCCGCCTTCCAATCCGAAGCGGCCTTGGCAATCTGATCGACCGGTTCGCCATATGCCAGTTCACCGATTGCATGAAATCCTTTCTCTTTCAGGAATTGGATTCCTTTT
The nucleotide sequence above comes from Leptospira kobayashii. Encoded proteins:
- a CDS encoding chemotaxis protein CheW, with product MAGILGEYTEVFLEESEDQIEELNANLVRLEKDHSNPEIINDIFRAAHSLKSSSAFVGLYNLSDLSHKMENLLQKIREGSLEINVTLVNLLFECFDLIKHVIESVAHGVKVETPFTSMIQKLMDYENDHSPKGDAPAPEKKPEVASPKPQASAPVVENLDLSDEDWSDIKGILSESPGSFIYQVSLQLKADTPMQNLRLLLILQAVKQAGTVIISTPEEEALDRGEGGLSLSFVTVTKQSKDELYALCNIDMVEVLSVVAITPPVSEMEALPVTVEEKISPSESKLETNGNGQSGPANNFEKAVSDSKVIMRTIKVSSDKLDQLMNNVGELVITNSGFQKIYDDLVTQFGEDSLFNELKGKIDQINRISKDLQTGIMNIRMVPIGSVFNRFTRLVRDLSLETGKQVNLVLRGENTELDKKVIDAIGEPLIHLIRNSVDHGIENPKDRKAAGKPEEGIVELNAYQGGSNILVEIRDDGKGLNKEKILKKAIERGLVSESDAGNLTESEIYQFIFAPGFSTADKVSDISGRGVGMNVVNKLIEEFKGKILIHSEEGKGSAFTLSFPQALAIIPSILVTMEEEVYAFPLSEVSETIKVNVDQITTLEGHEIINLRGEVLPIYRLNRILGLADRNELTEVPVVIVNYKTRKLGFIVDDLIGKHETVIKSLGKNYKDVQGLTGATIMGDGTIILVLDIPGLVEIAAEKINREENSSSVVGEMMKRSSSIRSLEMSDSDLVFKSKLSTNAYNAKLMEMRSKEKTRLKKDRSREKHVIVPKEEIFAEEVTVNKKVTTSESQTYTNGNGSTITAVTETPTSELVIDPHQEEEVHRLADKARLDATTSKERDQAAQIIKGFVEQKEARLQQVTTNSRDISQLMSTKDIKKLENIVNTGMMNAGVVLSQLVGKEVELFIPEIILTDREGLAREFRFSHDDFFGVKIRMTGDLNGNLLMMFSEENGVEIAKELLGSAEARYSSESSKVLSEDMVSVLSEISNIVCSSVMNSLSNKMKKEILPSVPEMITGSFLDVIDIVKPERTKFLSMHTEFNHQGSNLLGVLVFLPDFDELVELIQKS
- a CDS encoding chemotaxis protein CheW; the protein is MDQEKLLTSLAEKTKSEAEADLGDIEQFLTFTIEKEYFGIRLLLVHEILKPVLITRIPNVDEHILGVINLRGEIIPIIDLKKNFHQTDTEIFPASRIVVVMLNEKRCGILVDEVKQVVKVNREFISYTTDDLSLNYSKMVESVSRHDEHLILNLDLEQIVDFFALNK
- a CDS encoding 5-formyltetrahydrofolate cyclo-ligase; protein product: MNLFSKEEARNRLKAHLPNLPQREEFEFNIIKKLFPLLSGKKKIISYVPDLNLEVDVLPVTESCPLPRSVSFIEFRHSALWYFPKVQNNDLVFIRPMEWEKGRFGLWEPKGTEEVTVEEADLILVPSLGFDKDGFRLGRGGGYYDRVLSGKEVLGKTIGFTFSKFFPVPFLPETHDCKLGKIITESGVHSFLD
- a CDS encoding cell division protein ZapA translates to MADSASSPQRITKQIFGETYIIIGEASPEYISGIAEFVEDRLKEIATSLPNASKTKVAVLCALNLADELFQMKEKGMPSEVTKEIEDRTKKIISLLEEGIIGDIY
- the rplT gene encoding 50S ribosomal protein L20, which encodes MPRAVNGTIHKNRRKKVLEKAKGFRGGRSKLFRTAKSAVMKAGQWAYRDRRKKKSEFRKLWITRINAAVRENGMSYSKFIHALKTHGIDLDRKTLADLAYNHKDVFNALIEKTKVAK
- the rpmI gene encoding 50S ribosomal protein L35; its protein translation is MYKLKTNRAAAKRFKFTKNGKIKRGHAFKRHILEKKSPKMKHQSRGMVVIHDTDYNRVEKLLPYGG
- the infC gene encoding translation initiation factor IF-3; the encoded protein is MQKRPNPRGNPNQDKFAHIRINEQITNVSSIRLVSDEGSDIVTLDEALRRAREANLDLVEVSGDQDVHVCKLIDFGKYKFELLKKTKEAKKKQHIVTVKEIKIRPRIDNHDFEIKKRHALEFLQKGDKVKVTLRFRGREMVHSEIGMNIINRFVEDLKEQASPEKMPVHDGKTIVVVLNPANAKV
- the thrS gene encoding threonine--tRNA ligase, translated to MAQITLTLPDGSKKELESGKSLSDFIQSQLPFLKEKALAAVTGDGRTVDLSFEPKEDTHIQFLTFDDKEGKEVFHHSSAHLLGMATQRLWPHARLTVGPVIENGPGFFFYDIDFGDTILSPEDLPKIEAEMGKIVKEDLTVKRWELSRVEAIEKFKKENEPYKVELIQGFESDSVSLYGQGEWYDLCRGPHVPRTGLLKAFKLTAISGAYWKGDSKNKQLTRIYGVSFPNKKLLDEYLFLIEEAKKRDHRKLGKELDLFSFQDEAPGFPFWHPKGTLLWNTLANYIRQECFRRGYHEIKTPTILNSSLWKRSGHWDNFKENMYFTDIDEADFAVKPMNCPGCCLIYKYHMHSYRELPLRYMELGTVHRHEMSGVLHGLFRVRAFTQDDAHIYAPLEKVESEVEDIIDFTFDVYKKFGFTEFKTFIATRPEKSQGSDEDWDLATRALHDALKKKGIEYGIKEGDGAFYGPKIEFNIKDSLGRLWQCGTVQIDFSMPNRFELDFTSSDGKKHAPVMIHRAIYGSLERFIGILIEHFEGKFPLWLNPTQIRIVTVAEAHNDYATTVYNDLHSQDFRVELDIRNEKIGSKIRDSILKRASFTVILGDKEKESDSVSIRRLGEEKTETISRDGFLALLKGEL
- a CDS encoding universal stress protein, with the translated sequence MYKKILMAYDGTISGKKALLESAVLGSAFHSEIKLLAVISIPSGLYLVESYVPETIVNKEEEEAKLLLEKGIQFLKEKGFHAIGELAYGEPVDQIAKAASDWKADLVVLGHAKRKGFGARWWKGSVSTSLLDLLSCSVLITISED